One Faecalicatena sp. Marseille-Q4148 DNA window includes the following coding sequences:
- a CDS encoding ABC transporter ATP-binding protein — MEQDRKVKQIVWKHKGWLALVVIATCAYTASELMKAYVMQLVLDSATQMSMQLFQKAFITFVLYLPTFLLTYTFLYFCKEKFVVKCSISIKNQWFADIQKKQLCDYDMQEASTYISHFTVDVKTIEEDYIGSLLSVIQDVIVGAASLGAILTVHYTFVIAIVLSVYLPIFVSNLWKKRLEKTRLEASEINGKMVALIKELMNGFEVSTLFGIRKKEEKKFQKMNEETGAKTFDAEISGDAAVISSGTASIAIFFGNMFLGVLLVLKDLITLGQVQYVTQLMNNVVNPLHRIGPCLAEMRTAEALYQQVSEKLQAHTEISEAKELSQFTADICLDGVSLAKNERTILDQVRVSFQKNQKYLLVGESGSGKSSLLKILLNMYADYDGKVSVDGNDFRQIDKDSWYQCLSVVSQDSFVYHDTLLNNITLYKEYTGAEIDRVIELCGLEEFVKSHEEALEFMIEENGKNISGGERQRICLARALIRRPSLLILDEATSALNSEMAHQIEENILGLEDMTVIAISHRIFPELQARYDGVIRFADHKAALEMQ; from the coding sequence ATGGAACAAGACAGAAAAGTAAAACAAATTGTATGGAAACATAAAGGGTGGCTTGCACTGGTAGTGATTGCCACATGCGCTTACACGGCAAGCGAACTGATGAAAGCCTATGTGATGCAGTTGGTGCTGGATTCAGCAACCCAGATGTCTATGCAGTTGTTTCAGAAAGCATTTATTACATTTGTATTGTATTTGCCAACATTTCTTCTGACTTATACATTTTTATATTTTTGCAAGGAAAAGTTTGTAGTAAAATGCAGTATCTCTATCAAAAATCAGTGGTTTGCAGATATCCAGAAGAAACAGCTCTGCGATTATGATATGCAGGAAGCGTCTACCTATATTTCTCATTTTACAGTAGATGTCAAAACAATTGAAGAAGATTATATCGGCTCGCTGTTGTCGGTAATTCAGGATGTAATCGTAGGAGCTGCTTCGTTAGGAGCGATTCTGACAGTCCACTATACGTTTGTCATAGCGATTGTTTTAAGTGTCTATCTGCCGATATTTGTCAGCAATCTTTGGAAAAAGCGGTTAGAAAAGACGAGGTTGGAGGCTTCGGAGATCAATGGTAAAATGGTGGCACTGATCAAGGAATTGATGAATGGATTTGAAGTGAGCACCTTATTTGGAATCCGCAAAAAAGAAGAGAAGAAATTCCAGAAGATGAACGAGGAGACTGGGGCAAAGACGTTTGATGCAGAGATCAGCGGTGACGCTGCAGTCATCAGCAGTGGTACAGCAAGTATTGCTATTTTCTTTGGAAATATGTTTCTTGGAGTGTTACTTGTTTTAAAAGATTTAATTACACTTGGACAGGTACAATACGTAACACAGCTTATGAACAATGTTGTAAATCCATTGCATCGTATTGGACCGTGTCTGGCAGAAATGAGAACGGCAGAGGCGCTCTATCAGCAGGTAAGTGAAAAATTGCAGGCACATACAGAAATTTCTGAGGCAAAGGAACTTTCACAATTTACAGCAGATATCTGTCTGGACGGGGTATCTTTGGCGAAGAATGAGCGGACGATTCTTGATCAGGTTCGTGTAAGTTTTCAAAAAAATCAAAAATATCTGCTTGTCGGGGAGAGCGGAAGCGGGAAGTCTTCTTTGTTGAAAATACTTTTGAATATGTATGCGGATTATGATGGAAAAGTGAGTGTGGACGGCAATGATTTCCGGCAGATAGATAAAGACAGTTGGTATCAGTGTCTGTCAGTTGTCAGCCAGGATAGTTTTGTTTATCACGATACGCTTTTAAATAACATTACTTTATACAAAGAATATACTGGAGCAGAAATTGATCGGGTAATAGAGCTCTGTGGTCTGGAAGAATTTGTAAAGAGCCATGAAGAAGCATTGGAGTTTATGATTGAAGAAAATGGAAAGAATATTTCCGGAGGAGAACGCCAGAGAATCTGTCTGGCCAGGGCGCTGATCCGCAGACCGTCCCTTCTTATTCTCGATGAGGCAACATCTGCGCTTAATTCGGAGATGGCACATCAGATTGAAGAAAATATTTTAGGACTGGAAGATATGACTGTGATTGCAATCTCACATCGAATCTTCCCAGAGCTGCAGGCTAGATATGATGGTGTGATACGATTTGCAGATCATAAGGCGGCTTTGGAAATGCAATAG
- a CDS encoding type II toxin-antitoxin system RelB/DinJ family antitoxin encodes MSSTIQIRVDDELKTKSDQLFKDLGTDTTTAIRMFLTQAVANNGFPFEIKRIVRSPYSPMTEKDILEKLEKSRESAAKGNYKSAEAVVSELRGKYGL; translated from the coding sequence ATGTCAAGTACAATACAAATTCGCGTCGATGATGAGCTAAAAACGAAATCTGATCAGCTTTTTAAAGATCTTGGAACAGATACAACTACGGCGATTAGAATGTTTTTAACACAAGCTGTGGCAAATAATGGTTTTCCATTTGAAATTAAAAGAATCGTACGAAGTCCATATAGTCCTATGACGGAAAAGGACATTTTAGAAAAACTGGAGAAATCCAGAGAGTCAGCGGCAAAGGGAAATTACAAATCAGCGGAAGCAGTTGTTTCAGAACTGAGGGGAAAATATGGATTATAA
- a CDS encoding type II toxin-antitoxin system RelE/ParE family toxin has translation MDYKVVVTSDAEEDLDRFIQYLLFEKKNEQAARNVLDDFQDTLNCLKNVAGSLSLCENQRLRALGYHRINFLRHRYFMLYRIEENLVFIDNIFHELQDYENQMI, from the coding sequence ATGGATTATAAGGTTGTTGTTACATCAGATGCAGAAGAAGACTTAGATAGATTTATTCAATATCTTCTGTTTGAAAAGAAGAATGAACAAGCAGCCAGAAATGTTCTTGACGATTTTCAAGATACATTAAATTGTTTGAAAAATGTTGCAGGAAGTTTGTCTTTATGTGAGAACCAAAGACTTAGAGCCTTAGGTTATCATAGAATTAATTTTTTAAGACATCGATATTTTATGCTTTATAGAATCGAAGAAAATTTGGTGTTCATAGATAATATATTTCATGAACTTCAAGACTACGAAAACCAAATGATATAA
- a CDS encoding substrate-binding domain-containing protein, with protein sequence MGKKNVTFADIAKYTNFSKTTISRYFNQPDSLTLENQEKIAKALEELGYQENKLAKVLANGKSEFIGIIIPNLYLHYYSEMLNQILSSYSDYHYKFLVFVSSDKKELEQQYLDELMAYKIEGLIILSHTFSSKELASYHIPIVAIEREAEHICSVNTDNYMGAVQATNLLIRNQCDILIHVNVPVPEQIPSYNRIRGFEDTCKEYNIPYHLMLQDLGYNYETTYNAIQKVFEQIDSSYPDKKKGVFLANDTYANIFLNLIFQKYGKLPEDYQIVGFDNSPIANEAIIPITTIGQQIDKIAKSALELLVLQMNEMKKRKPTPLKEPIHRQITPVLIRRETTDD encoded by the coding sequence ATGGGTAAAAAGAATGTAACATTTGCAGATATTGCAAAATATACTAATTTTTCAAAAACCACAATATCACGATATTTTAATCAGCCTGACTCTCTAACCCTGGAGAATCAGGAAAAAATTGCAAAAGCATTAGAAGAACTGGGTTATCAAGAAAATAAACTTGCAAAAGTATTAGCAAATGGAAAAAGTGAATTTATTGGAATCATTATACCTAATCTGTATCTTCACTATTATTCTGAAATGTTAAATCAAATTTTATCCAGCTATTCAGATTATCATTATAAATTTCTTGTTTTTGTAAGCAGCGATAAAAAAGAATTAGAACAGCAATATTTAGATGAACTGATGGCATATAAAATCGAAGGGCTCATTATATTAAGCCATACCTTCTCTTCAAAAGAACTTGCTTCTTATCATATTCCAATAGTTGCAATTGAGCGGGAAGCAGAACACATCTGCAGTGTAAATACGGACAATTATATGGGGGCTGTGCAGGCAACTAATCTTTTGATACGAAATCAATGCGATATCCTCATCCATGTAAATGTTCCTGTCCCTGAGCAGATCCCCTCTTATAATCGTATCAGGGGCTTTGAAGATACTTGTAAAGAATACAATATTCCGTATCATTTAATGCTTCAAGATCTTGGTTATAATTATGAAACAACTTATAATGCAATCCAAAAAGTATTTGAACAGATTGATAGCTCTTATCCCGATAAGAAAAAAGGCGTATTCCTTGCGAATGACACTTATGCCAATATTTTTCTAAATCTAATTTTCCAAAAATACGGAAAACTGCCAGAAGATTATCAAATTGTTGGATTCGATAACTCTCCAATTGCCAACGAAGCAATCATCCCAATTACAACCATCGGTCAGCAAATTGATAAAATCGCAAAATCTGCTTTAGAACTTTTAGTTCTTCAAATGAATGAAATGAAAAAAAGAAAACCGACACCATTAAAAGAACCTATTCACAGACAAATTACGCCTGTCCTAATTCGTCGTGAAACAACTGATGACTAA
- a CDS encoding sugar ABC transporter permease, with protein sequence MRAVTKKKAVSKKQTFAQKLSYVKKNWQLYLFFLMPALLLTIIFKYIPMSGVLIAFEDYNVIDGVFGSKWVGLEYFRRFLSSPDFMNYLLNTLKLSVYGLLWGFPVPIILALLLNRIRRAGIRKKIQLLIYAPNFISVIVLCGMVRMFLSPVGPINGILGIEANWMTMPESFRTIYIASSIWQTAGWSSIMYTAALSNASKDLEEAAIVDGANIFQQIRYVELPAIKNIIVIQFILQAGNIMSIGFEKAFALQTDMNLPASEILSTYVYRIGLLNGDYGYSTAVGLFNSIINVILLIAVNWIVKKLNDGEGL encoded by the coding sequence ATGAGAGCAGTTACAAAAAAGAAAGCTGTTTCTAAAAAGCAAACGTTTGCACAGAAATTAAGCTATGTAAAGAAAAATTGGCAGCTATATCTGTTTTTTTTGATGCCGGCACTTCTTTTGACAATTATTTTCAAATACATTCCTATGAGTGGGGTATTGATTGCATTTGAAGATTATAATGTCATAGATGGAGTTTTCGGCAGTAAGTGGGTAGGATTAGAGTACTTTAGAAGATTTTTATCATCTCCGGATTTTATGAATTATCTATTGAATACTTTGAAACTAAGTGTTTATGGATTGTTGTGGGGATTTCCGGTACCGATTATTCTTGCACTGCTATTAAATCGTATTCGCAGAGCCGGAATAAGAAAGAAAATTCAATTATTAATCTATGCTCCGAATTTTATCTCCGTAATTGTTTTATGTGGAATGGTCCGTATGTTTCTTTCCCCTGTCGGTCCGATCAATGGAATATTAGGAATTGAAGCTAACTGGATGACAATGCCGGAATCTTTTCGAACAATCTACATTGCGAGCAGCATCTGGCAGACGGCTGGCTGGTCATCTATTATGTATACCGCGGCATTATCGAATGCGAGCAAAGATTTAGAAGAAGCGGCAATTGTAGATGGTGCAAATATTTTTCAGCAGATTCGCTATGTCGAACTTCCGGCGATTAAAAATATTATTGTAATTCAATTTATTTTGCAGGCAGGAAATATTATGAGCATCGGATTTGAAAAGGCGTTTGCTTTACAGACAGATATGAACTTGCCTGCATCAGAAATTCTTTCTACATATGTATATCGAATCGGACTTTTAAATGGAGATTATGGATATTCAACAGCAGTTGGATTGTTTAATTCTATTATCAATGTAATTTTATTGATTGCGGTAAACTGGATTGTAAAAAAATTGAATGATGGAGAAGGATTATAG
- a CDS encoding carbohydrate ABC transporter permease produces the protein METKRKMKLGTSDKLLLGFGYLILGIFVLAVIVPLVYVVVASFMDPNVLNSQGISLNFKNWTLNAYQRVLENEMIWRGFLNSFFYSVAFTVISVFVTMLAAYPMSKKEFVGRKFFNALFLITMFFGGGLIPTFILVNQLHMVNTIWAILLPGAFNVWNMILARTYYQSIPKELREASAIDGSNEIQHFFKIMLPVCKPILAVLALWSFVGMWNSYFDAMIYLNDADLQPLQLVLRSILVQNTPQPGMIADIQSTAEMAKVAELLKYATIVVSSLPLLIMYPFFQKYFDQGIMVGSVKG, from the coding sequence ATGGAAACGAAAAGAAAAATGAAGCTTGGAACATCTGATAAATTGCTTCTGGGATTTGGATATCTTATACTTGGAATCTTTGTCCTTGCAGTAATCGTTCCGCTTGTATATGTTGTTGTAGCTTCTTTTATGGATCCAAACGTATTGAATAGTCAGGGAATCAGTCTGAATTTTAAAAACTGGACATTGAATGCATATCAAAGAGTGTTGGAAAATGAAATGATATGGAGAGGATTTTTAAATTCTTTCTTTTACTCAGTAGCATTTACAGTGATTTCGGTTTTTGTGACAATGCTGGCAGCTTATCCAATGTCAAAAAAAGAATTTGTAGGAAGAAAATTTTTCAACGCACTTTTTTTGATTACAATGTTCTTTGGAGGCGGATTGATTCCAACATTTATTTTGGTAAATCAGCTGCATATGGTTAATACAATTTGGGCAATTTTGCTTCCGGGTGCATTTAATGTATGGAATATGATTTTAGCAAGAACGTACTATCAATCTATTCCAAAAGAATTACGGGAAGCTTCAGCAATTGACGGTTCAAATGAAATACAGCATTTCTTTAAAATTATGCTGCCGGTATGTAAGCCGATTCTTGCGGTATTAGCATTATGGTCTTTTGTCGGAATGTGGAATAGTTATTTTGACGCTATGATCTATTTGAATGATGCTGATTTGCAGCCGCTGCAGTTAGTATTGCGATCTATTTTAGTTCAGAATACACCGCAGCCTGGTATGATTGCTGATATTCAAAGTACAGCAGAAATGGCAAAAGTTGCAGAACTTCTGAAATATGCAACGATTGTAGTATCCAGCCTTCCACTATTGATTATGTACCCATTTTTCCAAAAATATTTTGATCAGGGAATTATGGTTGGTTCAGTGAAAGGGTAA
- a CDS encoding ABC transporter substrate-binding protein, which translates to MKKRIKSIVALGLSLMLMISAAGCGKRERMEAEIDPDTPIEEVSFPLKEKAELSFITNAPATSTQEPNERAIFKRLEKQTNVHIDWTCFVADQFADKKNLALAQFGNLPDGLFNAGMNDYDLLRYAKQGIIIPVEKLIDKYMPNLQKVFEKYPEYRTMCTAPDGHIYSFPWIEQLGEGKEAIQAIGNIPYINKKWLDYLGLEIPKSTEELEEVLISFRDHAEELEEEFAIEGKVIPMSFIINNGDQDPGILINGFGEGYGDTGDHFAVTDEGKVIYTTVQEGYKEGIKWLHGLVEQKLVDPEAFTQEWSTYVAKGKSHRYGLCFTWDISNIDNYEDYVMLPALAGPDGLVNVTRQNNSETSGFDRGRCVLTTSCKNTALAAAWIDQMYAPLQSPQNNWGTYGEKDSFNIFEMTTTETGEKMLKHMDLGGESPVEVREAQSVNGPLAILNEYYDVYVTQPADAKWRLDNMHETYLKDMHSKYVYPNVFMSIDDTNKVSQYDTDIKKYAEQKKADWILNGNIEEEWDSYLKKMEQYGLSDYLAIKQKYFDQYQASLANEDLTEKE; encoded by the coding sequence ATGAAGAAAAGAATAAAGTCAATAGTTGCACTAGGTCTTTCTTTGATGTTGATGATTTCAGCAGCAGGATGTGGAAAAAGAGAAAGAATGGAAGCTGAAATTGATCCAGATACTCCAATTGAAGAAGTTTCATTTCCTTTGAAAGAAAAAGCAGAGTTGTCATTCATTACAAACGCACCGGCAACATCTACGCAGGAACCAAATGAAAGAGCTATTTTTAAAAGATTAGAAAAACAGACAAATGTACATATTGATTGGACATGTTTTGTTGCAGATCAGTTTGCAGATAAAAAGAATCTTGCGCTTGCACAATTTGGAAATCTTCCGGATGGGTTATTTAATGCGGGAATGAATGACTATGACTTATTACGTTATGCGAAACAGGGAATTATTATACCTGTTGAGAAATTAATTGATAAATACATGCCTAATTTGCAGAAGGTTTTTGAAAAATATCCAGAGTATCGAACCATGTGTACGGCTCCTGACGGGCATATCTATTCTTTCCCATGGATTGAACAGTTAGGGGAAGGAAAGGAAGCCATTCAGGCAATTGGCAATATTCCGTATATTAATAAAAAATGGTTGGATTATTTAGGATTGGAAATACCGAAATCAACAGAAGAGTTGGAAGAAGTGTTGATTTCATTCAGAGATCATGCAGAAGAGCTAGAGGAAGAATTTGCTATCGAGGGAAAGGTAATCCCAATGTCCTTTATCATTAATAATGGGGATCAGGATCCTGGAATTTTAATCAACGGATTTGGTGAAGGGTATGGAGATACGGGAGACCATTTTGCTGTGACTGATGAAGGAAAAGTAATATATACGACTGTACAGGAAGGATATAAAGAAGGGATTAAATGGCTGCATGGGCTTGTGGAGCAAAAATTGGTAGATCCAGAAGCTTTCACACAGGAGTGGTCTACTTATGTAGCGAAAGGAAAAAGTCATCGCTATGGACTTTGTTTTACATGGGATATTTCAAACATTGATAATTATGAAGATTATGTGATGCTTCCGGCATTGGCAGGACCGGATGGTCTAGTCAATGTAACACGGCAAAACAATAGTGAAACGAGTGGATTTGATCGAGGAAGATGTGTTTTGACAACAAGTTGTAAAAATACGGCATTAGCAGCCGCCTGGATTGACCAGATGTATGCTCCGCTCCAATCTCCACAGAATAACTGGGGAACCTATGGGGAAAAAGATTCTTTTAACATTTTTGAAATGACAACAACAGAAACCGGAGAAAAAATGTTGAAACATATGGATCTTGGAGGAGAATCACCGGTAGAAGTAAGAGAAGCTCAATCGGTAAATGGTCCGCTGGCAATATTAAATGAATATTATGATGTATATGTGACACAACCGGCAGATGCAAAATGGCGTTTAGATAATATGCATGAAACATATCTAAAAGATATGCATAGTAAATATGTGTATCCAAATGTATTTATGAGCATTGACGATACAAATAAAGTGTCACAGTATGATACAGATATAAAAAAATATGCGGAGCAGAAAAAAGCAGACTGGATTTTGAACGGAAACATTGAAGAAGAATGGGATAGCTATTTAAAGAAAATGGAACAGTATGGTCTGTCTGATTATCTGGCAATAAAACAAAAATATTTTGATCAGTATCAAGCGTCTTTAGCAAATGAAGATTTAACAGAAAAGGAGTAA
- a CDS encoding glycoside hydrolase family 32 protein: MKDELKKAREYEREAQKRIPEGEKPLFHVTPPIGWMNDPNGFSFYQGKIHLFYQYHPYTRDWGPMHWGHSVSEDMISWEMMPAAMAPDQEYDRMGCFSGSAIEKDGKHVLVYTGVSRQNMPDGTTEERQNQCIAYGDGITYNKCEHNPVITGNMLPDGCNRIDFRDPKVWKKGDTYYLVVGNKNKDEKGQVVLFSSDDLENWKFETVLAENTTGKIGTMWECPDFFELDDFYFLICSPQNMKAEKYKFHNGHNSVYFSGKYNENTHEFQKEEAKLLDYGLDFYAPQTTELPDGRRVLIAWMKSWDANMIPDDQIWQGMMTLPRELRYRNGILLQSPVAELKNYRKNECNIENQKISGRVQLEGIKGRILDLTVEIKAGEFDCFGIELAHNKEYTTTYTYNRKQGIMEVDRTYCGVTKDVVCQRTWKLPEEGENLKLRFIMDRQSIELFINEGEQVVTTAICTPQEADEIEFFCDGITTINVEKYDIIL; encoded by the coding sequence ATGAAAGATGAATTAAAGAAAGCCCGGGAATATGAAAGAGAAGCGCAAAAAAGAATTCCAGAGGGTGAAAAACCTTTATTTCATGTGACACCGCCGATTGGATGGATGAATGATCCGAATGGATTTTCTTTTTATCAGGGAAAGATACACCTGTTTTATCAGTATCACCCTTATACACGAGACTGGGGACCTATGCATTGGGGACACAGCGTTTCAGAAGATATGATATCTTGGGAAATGATGCCGGCAGCCATGGCGCCGGATCAAGAATATGACAGAATGGGCTGCTTTTCGGGAAGTGCAATTGAAAAAGACGGAAAGCATGTACTTGTTTATACCGGAGTAAGTAGACAGAACATGCCGGATGGTACAACGGAAGAACGACAGAATCAGTGTATTGCCTATGGAGATGGAATAACTTATAATAAATGTGAGCATAATCCGGTAATTACAGGTAATATGTTGCCAGATGGATGTAACCGCATTGATTTTCGCGATCCGAAAGTGTGGAAAAAGGGAGATACTTATTATTTAGTCGTAGGAAATAAAAATAAAGACGAAAAGGGACAAGTGGTTCTTTTTTCAAGTGATGATCTGGAAAACTGGAAATTTGAAACGGTATTAGCAGAAAACACCACCGGAAAAATAGGAACAATGTGGGAATGCCCTGATTTCTTCGAATTAGATGATTTCTATTTTTTGATTTGTTCGCCACAAAATATGAAAGCGGAAAAATATAAATTTCACAATGGTCATAATTCCGTATATTTTTCAGGTAAATATAATGAAAATACACATGAATTTCAAAAGGAAGAAGCAAAGTTATTAGATTATGGATTAGATTTTTATGCACCGCAGACAACAGAACTTCCGGATGGGAGACGTGTTTTAATCGCATGGATGAAATCCTGGGATGCAAATATGATACCAGATGATCAAATATGGCAGGGAATGATGACATTACCGAGAGAATTACGATATAGAAATGGTATATTATTGCAATCTCCGGTGGCTGAATTGAAAAATTATCGTAAGAATGAGTGCAATATTGAAAATCAAAAAATTTCCGGCAGAGTTCAACTTGAAGGGATAAAGGGAAGAATATTAGACCTTACCGTAGAGATTAAAGCAGGCGAATTTGATTGTTTTGGCATAGAATTGGCTCACAATAAAGAATATACGACAACCTATACATATAATAGGAAACAAGGAATTATGGAGGTGGATCGTACTTATTGTGGTGTGACAAAAGACGTAGTATGTCAGAGAACGTGGAAGCTGCCGGAAGAAGGAGAAAACCTAAAACTCCGGTTTATCATGGACAGACAGTCGATAGAGTTATTCATTAATGAGGGAGAACAGGTTGTAACAACTGCAATTTGTACGCCACAGGAAGCAGATGAGATTGAATTTTTCTGTGATGGTATTACCACGATTAATGTAGAAAAATATGATATTATACTTTAA
- a CDS encoding carbohydrate kinase: MDVVALGELLIDFTENGVSSQGNQIFEANPGGAPCNVLAMLNKLGKKTAFIGKVGNDQFGTLLRKTLNEVGIDTSNLFTDDEVNTTLAFVHTLEDGDREFSFYRNPGADMMLTEDEIDEEFLSQAKIFHFGTLSMTQDEVRAATKKAVKSAKQSGALISFDPNLREPLWSSLELAKEQMEYGFSQCDILKISDNEIQFVSGKEDYDEGIKYLQEKYQIPLILLTMGKEGSRAYYKGMRVERSGFSVKTIETTGAGDTFGGSALNYILEHDFYNLTEEQLGELLVFANAAAALVTTKKGALLAMPERREIERITL, from the coding sequence ATGGATGTAGTAGCATTGGGAGAATTACTGATTGATTTTACAGAAAATGGGGTTAGCAGTCAGGGAAATCAGATTTTTGAAGCAAATCCAGGCGGAGCTCCATGCAATGTGCTTGCAATGTTAAACAAGTTGGGAAAGAAAACAGCATTTATAGGCAAAGTGGGAAACGATCAATTTGGTACACTGCTTCGTAAGACATTAAATGAAGTCGGGATTGATACATCAAATCTTTTTACAGACGATGAAGTAAATACAACACTTGCATTTGTTCATACACTGGAAGATGGAGATCGGGAATTTTCTTTTTACCGTAATCCGGGAGCGGATATGATGTTGACAGAAGACGAAATTGATGAGGAGTTCCTTTCACAGGCGAAAATCTTCCATTTTGGGACATTGTCTATGACACAGGATGAGGTTAGAGCAGCAACAAAGAAAGCTGTGAAGTCAGCAAAGCAGAGTGGGGCACTAATTTCATTTGATCCCAATTTACGAGAGCCGTTATGGAGTTCATTAGAACTGGCAAAAGAGCAGATGGAGTATGGATTTTCTCAATGCGATATTTTAAAAATATCAGATAATGAGATACAATTTGTATCCGGAAAAGAAGATTACGATGAAGGAATTAAATACCTTCAAGAAAAATATCAGATTCCATTGATTTTGCTGACAATGGGAAAAGAGGGAAGTCGTGCGTATTACAAAGGGATGCGAGTAGAGCGCAGTGGTTTTTCTGTGAAAACGATCGAAACAACAGGCGCAGGAGATACATTTGGCGGGAGTGCGCTGAATTATATATTAGAGCATGATTTTTATAATCTGACAGAAGAACAATTGGGAGAACTTTTAGTATTTGCAAACGCAGCGGCAGCGCTTGTCACAACAAAAAAAGGTGCGCTTCTGGCAATGCCGGAACGCAGGGAAATCGAAAGAATTACGTTATAA
- a CDS encoding TatD family hydrolase, which produces MIFDSHAHYDDEQFDEDREQLLNTMKEHGVGTIVNIGATLRSCETTLALAQKYPFMYAALGVHPDEVGDLNEETFAWLKEQCRNEKVVAVGEIGLDYYWNKEEKEIQEKWFIRQLELARELQLPFSVHSREAAEDTMRIMKEHAAGLRGVIHCFSYSPEQAEEYVKMGYYIGVGGVVTFKNGRKLKETVRRIPLERILLETDCPYLAPEPNRGRRNSSINLTYVAEEIARIKEISYDEVVAQTEKNARELFGI; this is translated from the coding sequence ATGATATTTGACAGTCATGCACATTATGATGATGAGCAGTTTGATGAAGATAGAGAACAATTATTAAATACAATGAAAGAACATGGAGTGGGAACGATTGTTAATATTGGGGCGACACTTCGTTCCTGCGAGACAACACTTGCATTGGCGCAAAAATATCCATTTATGTATGCTGCGCTTGGAGTACATCCGGATGAGGTCGGTGATCTGAATGAAGAGACATTTGCCTGGCTGAAAGAGCAGTGCCGGAACGAGAAAGTTGTAGCAGTCGGAGAAATTGGACTTGATTATTATTGGAACAAAGAAGAGAAAGAGATACAGGAGAAATGGTTTATCCGACAGCTTGAACTTGCGAGAGAGCTTCAGCTTCCATTCTCTGTTCACAGTCGGGAGGCCGCGGAAGATACGATGCGGATTATGAAGGAACACGCAGCAGGTCTTAGGGGTGTCATTCATTGTTTTTCTTATTCTCCGGAACAGGCGGAGGAATATGTAAAGATGGGATATTATATTGGCGTTGGGGGCGTTGTCACGTTTAAGAATGGCAGGAAGCTCAAAGAGACAGTTCGGCGAATTCCGTTGGAGCGGATTCTTCTGGAAACCGACTGTCCGTATCTTGCACCGGAGCCGAATCGGGGCAGACGAAATTCTTCCATCAACCTTACATATGTGGCGGAAGAGATTGCAAGAATCAAAGAAATCAGTTATGATGAAGTAGTAGCCCAGACAGAAAAAAATGCCCGGGAATTATTTGGAATTTAA